The following proteins are co-located in the Procambarus clarkii isolate CNS0578487 chromosome 16, FALCON_Pclarkii_2.0, whole genome shotgun sequence genome:
- the LOC123759907 gene encoding skin secretory protein xP2-like, whose product MRNSRAGRRALASSRDQAPAPARDQAPAPTRDQAPAPARDQAPAPARDQAPAPARDQAPAPARDQAPAPARDQAPAPARDQAPAPARDQAPAPARDQAPAPARDQAPAPARDQAPAPARDQAPAPARDQAPAPARDQAPAPARDQAPAPARDQAPAPARDQAPAPARDRSNSHGSIPV is encoded by the coding sequence atgagaaattcCAGGGCCGGCAGGAGGGCCCTTGCCTCTTCACGTGACCAGGCCCCTGCTCCTGCACGTGACCAGGCCCCTGCTCCTACACGTGACCAGGCCCCTGCTCCTGCACGTGACCAGGCCCCTGCTCCTGCACGTGACCAGGCCCCTGCTCCTGCACGTGACCAGGCCCCTGCTCCTGCACGTGACCAGGCCCCTGCTCCTGCACGTGACCAGGCCCCTGCTCCTGCACGTGACCAGGCCCCTGCTCCTGCACGTGACCAGGCCCCTGCTCCTGCACGTGACCAGGCCCCTGCTCCTGCACGTGACCAGGCCCCTGCTCCTGCACGTGACCAGGCCCCTGCTCCTGCACGTGACCAGGCCCCTGCTCCTGCACGTGACCAGGCCCCTGCTCCTGCACGTGACCAGGCCCCTGCTCCTGCACGTGACCAGGCCCCTGCTCCTGCACGTGACCAGGCCCCTGCTCCTGCACGTGACCAGGCCCCTGCTCCTGCACGTGACAGGAGTAACTCACACGGCTCTATCCCTGtctga